The Haliscomenobacter hydrossis DSM 1100 genome has a window encoding:
- a CDS encoding RNA polymerase sigma factor, with amino-acid sequence MKEDTTLKQALQGDINAFQELFIGFQAQLKSYLYRLLANRNDAEDILHDTFIKAFDKLSTFKGESSLKTWVFQIATHLAYNYLQRQKRWTADVSEQAKKLVLENEDLRAKIVQVHESAADARYEMKEHIDTCFTCIGKNLPIENQIAVLLKDLYDFSVAEICIILGKTEGVVKYLLQDGRKIMAEIFDHRCALINKNGVCHQCSELNGWFNPKQQQQEVLIKNDLVKGSKKYQREELYFLRANLVKAIDPLRSKGAALQEILLHCNSLAMGEASNEG; translated from the coding sequence ATGAAGGAAGACACCACCTTAAAACAGGCTTTACAGGGTGACATCAATGCATTCCAGGAACTTTTTATCGGATTTCAAGCACAATTGAAATCCTATTTGTACCGACTTTTAGCCAATCGCAATGATGCGGAAGACATCCTGCATGATACCTTCATCAAGGCATTTGATAAATTGTCGACCTTTAAGGGCGAGTCATCTTTAAAAACCTGGGTTTTCCAAATCGCGACCCACCTGGCGTACAATTACTTACAAAGGCAAAAACGCTGGACAGCAGATGTGAGTGAACAGGCGAAAAAATTGGTATTGGAAAACGAAGATTTGCGCGCAAAGATTGTACAAGTTCATGAAAGCGCAGCGGATGCGCGGTATGAGATGAAGGAGCACATTGATACCTGCTTCACTTGCATTGGCAAAAATCTGCCCATTGAAAATCAAATTGCCGTCCTATTGAAAGATCTGTATGATTTTTCTGTTGCAGAAATTTGCATCATTCTGGGCAAAACCGAGGGGGTTGTCAAATACTTGTTGCAGGATGGCCGGAAAATAATGGCAGAAATATTTGATCATCGTTGTGCTTTGATCAATAAAAATGGAGTATGCCATCAGTGTTCCGAGCTAAACGGCTGGTTCAATCCCAAACAGCAGCAGCAAGAGGTGCTGATTAAAAATGACCTGGTCAAAGGTTCCAAAAAATACCAACGGGAAGAACTTTATTTTTTAAGGGCAAATTTGGTCAAAGCGATTGACCCTCTGCGGTCTAAGGGCGCGGCCTTGCAAGAAATCCTACTGCATTGCAATAGCCTGGCAATGGGTGAAGCATCAAACGAAGGATAA
- a CDS encoding helix-turn-helix domain-containing protein, with product MKARYRIHLSKKERETLLDWIKTGKRKAQHIQYCHILLNSDESEGRKPPRMTDVADRYQSTARTVERVKKAFCDEGMSLFEAKERKTRSDKKIDARAEAHLIALLCQSPPNDAPRWKLQMLADCLVELEIVESISKMSISKLLKKMNLSPSKKRNT from the coding sequence ATGAAGGCAAGATACAGAATACACCTGAGTAAAAAAGAGCGGGAAACGCTGCTGGATTGGATAAAGACAGGCAAGCGCAAAGCCCAACACATCCAATATTGCCATATTTTACTCAATAGTGATGAAAGTGAAGGTAGAAAACCACCACGAATGACGGACGTAGCAGACAGGTACCAGAGCACGGCAAGAACAGTGGAGCGAGTAAAAAAAGCATTCTGTGATGAAGGGATGTCTTTGTTTGAAGCCAAAGAAAGAAAAACGCGGAGTGATAAAAAGATAGATGCGCGAGCGGAAGCGCATCTCATTGCGCTGCTTTGTCAATCGCCACCCAATGATGCGCCTCGGTGGAAATTGCAAATGTTGGCAGATTGCTTAGTGGAATTAGAGATAGTAGAATCGATCTCTAAAATGTCGATCAGCAAATTGTTAAAAAAAATGAACTTAAGCCCTTCAAAAAAGCGCAATACGTGA
- a CDS encoding IS630 family transposase → MIPAESSAAFVYQMEKVLDVYERPYDADFPVVCMDESPKQIIDYKQITISDGSRLQDSEYVRLGVAELFVAFEPLAGHREMTIEDDHTTTTWVNFMAAQMDTQYQEAKKVTWVMDNFVTHKPENFYKVFPPAQAKAYVDRMDFVYTPKHGSWLNMAEIQFALVGRDALDKPFKSKKEVEGAVKIWEIAQNQLRKGANWQFTTEKARIKLKKLYPTI, encoded by the coding sequence GTGATACCAGCAGAATCAAGTGCTGCTTTTGTGTACCAAATGGAAAAGGTATTGGATGTTTACGAAAGACCATACGACGCTGACTTTCCAGTAGTTTGCATGGATGAGTCTCCAAAGCAAATAATTGACTACAAGCAAATTACGATCTCAGATGGAAGTAGGTTACAAGATTCAGAATATGTGCGTTTGGGCGTTGCGGAATTATTCGTGGCATTCGAACCTCTCGCTGGCCATCGGGAAATGACCATTGAGGATGATCATACGACCACGACTTGGGTAAATTTCATGGCCGCTCAAATGGATACCCAATACCAAGAAGCTAAAAAGGTAACCTGGGTGATGGATAATTTTGTCACCCACAAGCCAGAAAATTTTTACAAAGTATTTCCACCTGCTCAGGCCAAAGCTTACGTGGATCGGATGGATTTTGTGTATACCCCCAAACACGGGTCATGGTTAAACATGGCAGAAATACAATTTGCTTTGGTGGGACGTGATGCTTTGGACAAACCCTTCAAAAGCAAAAAGGAGGTGGAAGGAGCAGTTAAAATTTGGGAGATTGCGCAAAATCAGCTCCGGAAAGGAGCAAATTGGCAATTCACCACTGAGAAAGCCCGAATCAAACTCAAGAAGTTGTATCCGACTATTTAA
- a CDS encoding quinone oxidoreductase family protein: MTNKFDQVFISAYGAPEVLTLVEADVPQPKPGEVIIQTEAIGVNYSDTLRRRNQYFMPTPLPYVLGSEAVGEIIAVGEGVAAPYTVGARVLAILPSGGGYAECVTAQAQYCVPIPPQLDAKAATAIFVQGSTAQLMIAQVAKDLKGKSVLINAAAGGVGSLLVQLAKMSDAKVFAASSSDQKLDVAKANGADVLINYSKPNWSLELKNQNDGKGVDLAFEMVGGDVYDETVKSLAPGGQLIIYGCASGIQGTIHPEYFVDENLSQIGFNLAHFITHKTDVWQEALGAVIGMVVQGQLNISTAHTFLLRDAVEAHRQIESRKTTGKVVLIPR; encoded by the coding sequence ATGACAAACAAATTCGACCAAGTCTTTATCAGCGCATATGGCGCACCAGAAGTGCTAACACTAGTTGAAGCCGACGTTCCCCAGCCCAAACCAGGCGAAGTCATCATTCAAACGGAAGCCATCGGTGTAAACTATTCCGATACCCTGCGCAGGCGAAACCAGTATTTTATGCCCACTCCCCTACCCTATGTATTGGGCTCAGAAGCAGTGGGTGAAATCATTGCGGTAGGCGAAGGTGTTGCCGCACCTTATACTGTGGGCGCAAGAGTGCTGGCCATACTTCCTTCTGGTGGGGGCTACGCCGAATGTGTGACTGCCCAGGCCCAATATTGTGTGCCAATTCCTCCGCAGTTGGATGCCAAAGCAGCAACCGCTATTTTTGTGCAAGGTTCCACCGCTCAATTGATGATTGCACAGGTAGCCAAAGATTTAAAAGGTAAGTCTGTATTGATCAACGCGGCGGCGGGAGGTGTTGGTTCTTTATTGGTGCAATTGGCTAAAATGAGCGATGCCAAAGTGTTTGCCGCCAGCAGTTCTGATCAAAAACTGGACGTGGCCAAAGCTAACGGAGCCGATGTGCTCATCAACTACTCGAAGCCCAACTGGAGCCTGGAGCTTAAAAATCAGAATGATGGAAAAGGTGTAGATCTTGCCTTTGAAATGGTGGGGGGCGATGTGTATGATGAAACTGTAAAATCCTTGGCTCCGGGCGGACAATTGATCATTTATGGCTGCGCCAGCGGAATCCAGGGCACGATTCATCCTGAATATTTTGTAGATGAAAACCTGAGTCAAATTGGTTTTAATCTGGCGCATTTCATTACCCATAAAACTGATGTTTGGCAAGAGGCATTAGGTGCCGTCATCGGAATGGTGGTTCAAGGGCAATTGAATATTTCGACCGCACATACGTTTTTATTGCGCGATGCTGTGGAAGCTCATCGTCAAATCGAATCGCGCAAAACGACGGGCAAAGTAGTATTGATCCCTCGTTAA
- a CDS encoding retropepsin-like aspartic protease gives MINRLLPLLLLLFWNCGLQSQSSLNKGRVVENTFHDTIPFEFILGKMVVTLEIGDKPRKFILDTGAPCTIFEDLHQEMDAKISHNEKLTDAVGGVVHLGRIKLKSFNLGQVTFRNIPAFVLPEETNKILKCWGVAGIIGSNAFRNCILQIDLQARKLILSNELKKLDLKGHSQTPLALNWKQSNPYIEFSLGKGHRIAALFDTGDESVVCISKEDSAIPLENQVARLINVGEGKMIMSITDSQQAQWFRLFSFDTIGIGNTHLLNANSIPGEEQTDSRIGIGLGEYGIITVDYLHQQFYFQGYEGKTQIEVEQFDIAQGLNIVPKEDHYSIGMIWNNSPAARLGLKNGYKIQRFEGVDFSKRTPELDCELIMGRIYTQKDVINLEYVDEQGKIVAVSIGKE, from the coding sequence ATGATCAATCGACTGCTGCCACTATTGTTGTTGCTCTTCTGGAATTGTGGCCTCCAATCACAAAGTAGCCTGAATAAAGGTCGGGTAGTAGAAAATACTTTTCACGATACCATCCCCTTTGAATTCATCCTGGGGAAGATGGTAGTCACGCTTGAAATAGGGGACAAACCGCGAAAATTCATTCTGGATACGGGGGCACCCTGTACAATATTTGAAGATTTACATCAGGAAATGGATGCCAAAATAAGCCATAATGAAAAACTCACCGATGCGGTAGGTGGAGTTGTTCATTTAGGCCGAATTAAGCTAAAGTCCTTTAATCTTGGGCAAGTTACATTCAGGAATATTCCGGCTTTTGTATTGCCCGAAGAAACCAATAAAATACTCAAATGCTGGGGGGTAGCTGGAATAATCGGAAGCAATGCCTTTCGGAATTGCATCCTACAAATTGACTTGCAGGCAAGAAAATTGATTTTGAGCAATGAACTGAAAAAACTGGACTTAAAAGGACATTCCCAAACACCCCTTGCACTGAATTGGAAACAAAGCAATCCGTACATCGAATTCTCTTTGGGCAAGGGCCACCGAATTGCAGCCCTCTTTGATACAGGTGATGAATCGGTAGTTTGTATTTCTAAAGAAGACTCGGCCATTCCCTTGGAAAATCAGGTTGCTCGATTGATCAATGTAGGAGAAGGAAAAATGATAATGTCAATAACTGATTCTCAGCAAGCACAATGGTTTAGGCTATTTAGTTTTGATACCATTGGTATTGGAAATACCCATCTATTAAATGCCAACTCCATTCCTGGGGAGGAGCAAACCGACAGTAGGATTGGAATCGGTCTTGGTGAATACGGGATCATTACAGTGGACTACCTGCACCAACAATTTTATTTTCAAGGCTACGAAGGAAAGACTCAAATCGAAGTCGAACAATTCGATATTGCACAAGGGCTAAATATTGTTCCCAAAGAAGACCATTACTCCATCGGCATGATTTGGAACAACTCTCCCGCAGCCCGCCTTGGCCTAAAGAATGGCTACAAAATCCAGCGCTTCGAAGGGGTTGACTTTTCCAAAAGGACACCGGAGCTTGACTGTGAATTGATCATGGGCAGAATATACACCCAAAAGGATGTCATCAATCTTGAGTATGTGGATGAGCAAGGGAAGATTGTTGCCGTCTCCATTGGTAAAGAATAA
- a CDS encoding T9SS type A sorting domain-containing protein has protein sequence MCQTGATTSIQATQVVAATVPTGFQVLYVLTKGDSLVIQGVSRFPYFRVTPDANYTIHTLVYNPSTLDLSIVQPGVTTGFDVNGLLVQGGGNICAALDVAGAKFSFSACEEPCFASAGTLRPETRACLDGDTLTLRATVATAPVVPDSFQVVYVLTRGDSLVIINAGAKPEFKVTAPGLYTIHTLIYNPTTLNLGIVQLGVTTGVAVNGLLRQGGGNICAALDVAGAKFNVEICPCTANAGTLRPLTDGCLQSGSANLRAIQGSRPIVPAGYQIAYVLTRSDSLVIVGAGASPNFTVNAAGKYTIHTLVYNPATLDLGIVQLGVTTGFDVNGLLRQGGGSICASLDVAGAKFDVSTAICCKASAGTLNPLGSSACLQNGQAVLAASIRQLPTVPTGYRLLYVLTSGNNLVIQQVNNLPLFTVRDTGRFTIHTLVYNPATLDLGIVKFGQTTGVDVNGLLIQGGGAICAALDVAGAPFSVKNCPCQVNTGRIVPQPNTCLSGIRPVRLKASILHQPSGPRGYRSLWVLTEGDSLVIRAVNTNGPEFFVNREGKYRIHTLTYNPATLDLSIVKLGQTTGFDVNGLLVQGGGSICAGLDVAGAAFEVKRCGSNAVSALQSSAVFPNPTKDLLNVQLGNNLGTGKITLEVLDLNGKITQRQNLDEGSTQAEVEVGTLPSGLYYLRIYTEGQAGEMLKFSKQ, from the coding sequence ATGTGCCAAACGGGCGCCACTACCAGTATCCAAGCCACGCAAGTGGTAGCAGCCACCGTACCCACCGGATTTCAAGTCCTTTATGTACTGACCAAAGGAGATAGCCTGGTTATCCAGGGCGTAAGCCGCTTTCCCTACTTCCGCGTAACTCCCGATGCCAATTACACCATTCACACCCTGGTATACAACCCTAGTACACTGGATTTGAGTATTGTACAACCAGGTGTAACCACAGGATTTGACGTCAACGGCTTACTCGTTCAGGGTGGCGGCAACATTTGCGCGGCCTTGGATGTAGCTGGAGCCAAGTTCAGCTTTAGCGCTTGTGAAGAACCCTGTTTTGCCAGTGCGGGAACCCTACGCCCAGAAACCCGCGCCTGCCTGGATGGGGACACCCTTACCTTACGGGCCACTGTAGCCACCGCACCCGTGGTACCTGATAGCTTCCAGGTGGTGTATGTGCTGACGCGTGGTGACAGCTTAGTCATCATCAATGCTGGTGCAAAACCAGAGTTTAAAGTCACTGCGCCTGGCCTATATACCATCCACACGCTGATATACAACCCAACTACCCTGAATTTGGGCATTGTGCAACTCGGGGTCACGACTGGTGTAGCGGTCAATGGTCTATTGCGGCAAGGTGGGGGCAACATTTGCGCCGCCTTGGATGTAGCTGGAGCGAAATTTAACGTAGAGATTTGTCCTTGCACTGCCAATGCGGGAACACTACGCCCATTGACCGATGGTTGTTTGCAATCCGGTTCGGCCAATTTAAGAGCCATTCAAGGATCTCGTCCCATCGTACCAGCTGGCTATCAGATAGCGTATGTACTTACACGCAGTGACAGTTTGGTGATTGTCGGTGCAGGGGCAAGCCCTAATTTCACCGTAAATGCTGCGGGCAAGTACACCATTCACACCCTGGTATACAATCCGGCCACCCTGGATTTAGGGATTGTACAGTTGGGAGTCACCACCGGATTTGACGTCAATGGATTATTGCGCCAGGGCGGAGGCTCGATCTGCGCTTCGCTCGATGTAGCTGGAGCGAAATTTGACGTATCTACGGCGATTTGTTGCAAAGCCAGTGCAGGTACTTTAAATCCGCTCGGCAGTTCAGCTTGTCTGCAAAACGGACAGGCAGTACTTGCCGCCAGCATTCGCCAGTTGCCAACAGTGCCAACAGGTTACCGCTTGTTGTATGTGTTGACTTCAGGCAACAATCTCGTGATTCAGCAGGTGAACAACCTACCTTTGTTCACGGTACGTGATACAGGGCGATTCACCATCCATACCCTGGTGTACAACCCGGCGACTTTGGATCTGGGCATTGTCAAATTTGGTCAGACTACGGGTGTAGACGTCAACGGCCTGCTCATCCAGGGCGGAGGTGCCATTTGTGCTGCACTGGATGTGGCCGGAGCACCTTTTAGTGTAAAAAATTGCCCTTGCCAGGTAAATACCGGTCGCATTGTACCGCAACCAAACACTTGTCTGAGTGGCATACGCCCAGTCAGACTCAAAGCGAGCATCCTGCATCAGCCCAGTGGCCCCCGCGGTTACCGTTCGCTGTGGGTATTGACCGAAGGCGATAGCCTGGTCATTCGGGCGGTGAATACCAATGGCCCAGAGTTTTTTGTAAACCGCGAAGGCAAATACCGCATCCATACCCTGACCTACAACCCGGCTACGCTGGATTTGAGCATCGTGAAACTAGGTCAAACAACGGGATTTGATGTGAATGGCTTACTGGTACAAGGTGGTGGCAGCATTTGCGCCGGGCTGGACGTAGCCGGAGCAGCCTTCGAAGTCAAGCGCTGTGGTAGCAATGCCGTAAGTGCTTTGCAAAGCTCGGCGGTCTTCCCCAATCCGACCAAAGATTTACTCAACGTTCAATTGGGCAACAACCTGGGTACGGGCAAAATCACCCTCGAGGTGTTGGACCTGAATGGCAAAATCACCCAGCGGCAGAACCTGGATGAAGGAAGTACACAAGCAGAAGTCGAAGTAGGTACACTTCCATCTGGTTTGTATTATTTGCGGATTTATACCGAAGGGCAGGCTGGGGAAATGTTGAAA